One Ricinus communis isolate WT05 ecotype wild-type chromosome 1, ASM1957865v1, whole genome shotgun sequence DNA window includes the following coding sequences:
- the LOC8275053 gene encoding glucan endo-1,3-beta-glucosidase isoform X1, protein MERESAALYASMVTAILFLQSTIIPGAEGTLGVNYGTVANNLPPPAQVANFLVESTIINRVRLFDTNREILQAFAHTGIEVTVTVPNDQIPRLTKLNFAQQWVKSNIQPYVPATNIIRILVGNEVISTANKMLIAGLVPAMQTLHTALVGASLDRKIKVSTPHSLGILSTSSPPSTGKFRQGYDVHVLKPLLSFLRDTNSPFMINPYPFFGCSPDTLDYALFRPNAGVMDDNTKLMYTNMLDGQLDAVFSAIKLLGFTDIDIVIAETGWPSKGDSLQLGVDADSAAHYNGNLMKHVTSGSGTPLMPNRTFETYIFALFNENLKPGPTCERNFGLFQPDMTPVYDIGILRPTASSSIPKNPTPVPMVAPPASSDPEGKRWCLPKTGADTEALQRNIDYVCGLGAEYCEPIQDNGKCFLPNTVRAHAAFAMNAYYQANGRNAYDCDFEQTGAISSVDPSFGDCKY, encoded by the exons ATGGAGAGAGAATCTGCTGCCCTCTATGCTTCAATGGTTACtgcaattttgtttcttcaaTCAACCATAATTCCAG GAGCTGAAGGCACTCTTGGAGTGAATTATGGTACAGTGGCAAACAACCTTCCTCCACCAGCACAAGTTGCAAATTTTCTTGTAGAATCCACCATTATAAACCGGGTTAGGCTATTTGATACCAATAGGGAAATATTACAAGCATTTGCTCATACTGGGATTGAAGTAACAGTCACAGTCCCTAATGATCAAATCCCCCGCCTAACCAAGCTAAACTTTGCTCAACAATGGGTAAAATCCAATATCCAACCTTATGTGCCCGCCACGAATATCATCCGAATCTTAGTTGGAAATGAAGTAATATCAACTGCAAACAAAATGCTGATTGCAGGCCTTGTTCCGGCAATGCAAACACTCCATACAGCCCTTGTTGGAGCATCATTAGATCGCAAAATCAAAGTTTCTACCCCTCATTCTCTTGGCATTCTCTCCACTTCAAGCCCACCGTCCACCGGAAAATTTCGACAAGGCTATGATGTTCATGTGCTTAAACCGTTGCTTAGCTTCCTCAGAGACACCAATTCACCTTTCATGATCAACCCATATCCATTTTTCGGATGTTCTCCTGATACTCTTGATTATGCACTATTCAGGCCTAATGCTGGAGTGATGGATGATAACACCAAACTTATGTACACAAACATGTTAGATGGGCAGCTTGATGCAGTCTTTTCAGCAATCAAGCTCCTTGGTTTTACTGACATTGATATAGTCATAGCCGAAACCGGATGGCCATCTAAGGGAGATTCATTACAACTTGGTGTAGATGCAGACAGTGCAGCTCACTACAATGGAAATCTCATGAAACATGTAACATCTGGTTCTGGCACTCCTTTGATGCCAAACCGGACATTCGAGACTTACATTTTCGCACTTTTTAATGAAAATCTCAAGCCTGGACCTACCTGTGAGCGCAATTTCGGATTGTTCCAACCAGACATGACTCCTGTGTATGATATCGGAATCCTCCGGCCCACG GCTAGTTCATCGATTCCAAAGAACCCCACCCCAGTGCCGATGGTTGCACCGCCGGCGAGCTCGGATCCTGAAGGGAAACGGTGGTGCCTTCCAAAAACAGGAGCAGATACAGAGGCTCTACAAAGAAACATTGATTATGTATGTGGGTTGGGAGCGGAGTACTGTGAACCTATTCAAGATAATGGTAAGTGCTTCCTTCCTAATACAGTTAGGGCACATGCAGCATTTGCCATGAATGCTTACTATCAAGCCAATGGAAGGAATGCTTATGACTGCGATTTTGAACAGACTGGAGCAATCAGCAGCGTCGATCCGA GCTTTGGAGATTGCAAGTACTGA
- the LOC8275053 gene encoding glucan endo-1,3-beta-glucosidase isoform X2, translating into MERESAALYASMVTAILFLQSTIIPGAEGTLGVNYGTVANNLPPPAQVANFLVESTIINRVRLFDTNREILQAFAHTGIEVTVTVPNDQIPRLTKLNFAQQWVKSNIQPYVPATNIIRILVGNEVISTANKMLIAGLVPAMQTLHTALVGASLDRKIKVSTPHSLGILSTSSPPSTGKFRQGYDVHVLKPLLSFLRDTNSPFMINPYPFFGCSPDTLDYALFRPNAGVMDDNTKLMYTNMLDGQLDAVFSAIKLLGFTDIDIVIAETGWPSKGDSLQLGVDADSAAHYNGNLMKHVTSGSGTPLMPNRTFETYIFALFNENLKPGPTCERNFGLFQPDMTPVYDIGILRPTASSSIPKNPTPVPMVAPPASSDPEGKRWCLPKTGADTEALQRNIDYVCGLGAEYCEPIQDNDWSNQQRRSELWRLQVLNLR; encoded by the exons ATGGAGAGAGAATCTGCTGCCCTCTATGCTTCAATGGTTACtgcaattttgtttcttcaaTCAACCATAATTCCAG GAGCTGAAGGCACTCTTGGAGTGAATTATGGTACAGTGGCAAACAACCTTCCTCCACCAGCACAAGTTGCAAATTTTCTTGTAGAATCCACCATTATAAACCGGGTTAGGCTATTTGATACCAATAGGGAAATATTACAAGCATTTGCTCATACTGGGATTGAAGTAACAGTCACAGTCCCTAATGATCAAATCCCCCGCCTAACCAAGCTAAACTTTGCTCAACAATGGGTAAAATCCAATATCCAACCTTATGTGCCCGCCACGAATATCATCCGAATCTTAGTTGGAAATGAAGTAATATCAACTGCAAACAAAATGCTGATTGCAGGCCTTGTTCCGGCAATGCAAACACTCCATACAGCCCTTGTTGGAGCATCATTAGATCGCAAAATCAAAGTTTCTACCCCTCATTCTCTTGGCATTCTCTCCACTTCAAGCCCACCGTCCACCGGAAAATTTCGACAAGGCTATGATGTTCATGTGCTTAAACCGTTGCTTAGCTTCCTCAGAGACACCAATTCACCTTTCATGATCAACCCATATCCATTTTTCGGATGTTCTCCTGATACTCTTGATTATGCACTATTCAGGCCTAATGCTGGAGTGATGGATGATAACACCAAACTTATGTACACAAACATGTTAGATGGGCAGCTTGATGCAGTCTTTTCAGCAATCAAGCTCCTTGGTTTTACTGACATTGATATAGTCATAGCCGAAACCGGATGGCCATCTAAGGGAGATTCATTACAACTTGGTGTAGATGCAGACAGTGCAGCTCACTACAATGGAAATCTCATGAAACATGTAACATCTGGTTCTGGCACTCCTTTGATGCCAAACCGGACATTCGAGACTTACATTTTCGCACTTTTTAATGAAAATCTCAAGCCTGGACCTACCTGTGAGCGCAATTTCGGATTGTTCCAACCAGACATGACTCCTGTGTATGATATCGGAATCCTCCGGCCCACG GCTAGTTCATCGATTCCAAAGAACCCCACCCCAGTGCCGATGGTTGCACCGCCGGCGAGCTCGGATCCTGAAGGGAAACGGTGGTGCCTTCCAAAAACAGGAGCAGATACAGAGGCTCTACAAAGAAACATTGATTATGTATGTGGGTTGGGAGCGGAGTACTGTGAACCTATTCAAGATAATG ACTGGAGCAATCAGCAGCGTCGATCCGA GCTTTGGAGATTGCAAGTACTGAACTTACGATGA